One window of Candidatus Tokpelaia hoelldoblerii genomic DNA carries:
- a CDS encoding Hypothetical protein (bhsal00810) → MTDNHDRAIGRIEGKLDQLIGEQRRATQKRGDMYKQLEALRKNQDEITRQIKDVDRRLEHVEKPIAEFSRWRERAVGAAMLLSMTAALIGGTVAAYWAKIVAIFR, encoded by the coding sequence ATGACGGATAACCATGACCGCGCCATTGGCCGGATTGAGGGCAAGCTGGATCAGCTGATTGGAGAACAGCGCCGCGCGACGCAAAAGCGCGGTGATATGTATAAACAGCTTGAAGCCCTGCGTAAAAATCAGGATGAAATAACGCGCCAGATCAAGGATGTTGACAGGCGCCTGGAGCATGTCGAAAAACCCATTGCGGAATTTTCCCGCTGGCGGGAGCGGGCTGTCGGTGCTGCTATGCTGCTAAGCATGACTGCGGCGCTGATTGGCGGCACTGTCGCAGCCTATTGGGCAAAGATTGTCGCGATATTCCGGTGA
- a CDS encoding DMT transporter permease (bhsal00820): MRKAIQSTSPERNTIVAGVLVMLLGIFLFAANDALGKYFVETFSVGQVLLLRSVGAFLVLAPMLWRQERSDLLRPARPGVQIARVLATAGDTGLFYAAVAYLPLANVITFYMASPIYVAAISHFFLDEKIRWRRWLAICVGFCGVLIALKPDAGMFASPASLYAIIGSLCFALVIIFNRVLRTTSDTTLVTWQTIGALIIGGLLTINHWQAPSTLQWGGFFLLGVVSCIGHILIARAMKLAPASVLAPLPYTLLLWGIVFGIIFFGNYPAPHVLVGAAIIILAGLFIYHRKKVVNNELSETDVGKVGR, from the coding sequence GTGCGCAAGGCAATCCAATCCACAAGTCCGGAACGCAACACCATTGTTGCCGGTGTTCTTGTCATGCTGCTCGGTATTTTTCTCTTTGCCGCCAATGATGCGCTGGGCAAATATTTTGTCGAAACCTTTTCCGTCGGGCAGGTGCTGTTGCTGCGTTCTGTCGGCGCCTTTCTGGTGCTTGCTCCCATGTTGTGGCGGCAGGAAAGAAGCGACCTGCTCCGCCCCGCCCGCCCGGGGGTACAAATCGCCCGCGTTCTCGCCACCGCCGGCGACACAGGGCTGTTCTATGCCGCCGTCGCCTACCTGCCGCTGGCCAATGTCATCACATTTTATATGGCGAGTCCGATCTATGTCGCCGCGATTTCCCATTTCTTTCTGGATGAGAAAATCCGCTGGCGGCGCTGGCTTGCCATCTGCGTCGGCTTTTGCGGCGTTCTCATTGCCTTGAAACCCGATGCCGGCATGTTTGCTTCCCCCGCATCGCTTTACGCCATTATCGGCAGTTTGTGTTTTGCGCTTGTTATTATCTTCAACCGCGTTCTGCGTACTACAAGCGATACAACCCTTGTCACATGGCAGACGATAGGAGCACTGATAATCGGCGGCCTGCTCACCATCAATCACTGGCAGGCACCATCAACACTGCAATGGGGCGGGTTTTTCCTGCTCGGTGTTGTTTCCTGTATCGGCCATATCCTTATCGCCCGCGCCATGAAACTGGCCCCGGCTTCCGTTCTTGCTCCGCTTCCTTATACATTGCTGTTGTGGGGCATTGTTTTCGGCATTATTTTCTTTGGCAACTATCCTGCCCCGCACGTTCTTGTCGGCGCGGCCATCATTATTCTCGCCGGCCTGTTCATTTACCACCGCAAAAAAGTGGTCAACAACGAATTGTCGGAAACCGATGTCGGCAAAGTCGGCCGTTAA
- a CDS encoding Lytic transglycosylase (bhsal00830), whose protein sequence is MKRVFFALALTATVAGCAKTPTQTGNACAVLDQKDGFFTNWQRSAKKAERAYGIPMPIILATMYTESGFRQRAKPPRKKLLGFIPWKRPSTAYGYSQAVNGTWDQYRSKSGKNSASRTSFSDAAQFIGWYHRESVRKNGVAPNDAYNLYLNYHMGHGAYSRNGGRSNSAVATQGAQRMQTMATRYDTQLRNCGRR, encoded by the coding sequence ATGAAGCGTGTTTTTTTCGCCCTCGCCCTCACCGCCACTGTGGCAGGTTGCGCCAAAACCCCGACCCAGACAGGCAATGCCTGCGCCGTGCTTGACCAGAAGGACGGTTTCTTTACCAACTGGCAGCGTTCCGCCAAAAAGGCCGAACGGGCCTACGGCATTCCCATGCCGATCATTCTGGCGACAATGTACACCGAATCCGGCTTCAGGCAGCGCGCCAAGCCGCCGCGCAAAAAGCTGCTCGGTTTTATTCCATGGAAACGCCCCTCCACCGCTTACGGCTATTCACAAGCTGTCAACGGCACATGGGATCAATACCGCAGCAAGAGCGGCAAAAATTCGGCCAGCCGCACCAGCTTCAGCGATGCGGCGCAGTTTATCGGCTGGTATCACCGCGAAAGCGTGCGCAAAAACGGCGTTGCCCCGAATGACGCCTATAATCTCTATCTTAATTATCACATGGGCCATGGCGCTTATTCGCGCAATGGCGGACGCAGCAATTCGGCCGTCGCCACACAAGGGGCGCAACGGATGCAGACCATGGCAACCCGTTATGATACACAATTGCGCAATTGCGGCCGCAGATAA
- a CDS encoding Phage related lysozyme (bhsal00840) produces MFDDNNEQWPNRWKKQEQDKALSAFLRGRGKNTLLRLSADALGIPLIDEQQQMPQGLQASGFAPVNEPAGMPENQGRRQSSLSLVVQDEPDHGFQGNAYGQPGNKGGLRAAFEALGDDPRLRQPGYMRRMGGTVGAGWGEDIPDRQGAEYIQSQREFPTFRESAIFPRFETPVLSLLTERRPNSLSFDTSAPMIQQAVFQPQQQQPLYTQNTIFDEEHLPSPQLMMEQDFSQMPYEYGKNGSDVKFGGEKISLGDFGFVPNPEAREEAQVIAIMDEKAIDNNPEKYNGKDTQNTVDWLPKYEPYSGHAHGSGNSDYSPKQGNFNNSAGSEEVGKPTENISKWMKCVEGYSSKGYADGAKGRVSAGYGRNMHKSQMPSFVSRNLANKWLDEDINKAYVAVDELVKVPMTSNERDALASFVYNGGPGMLQKSSVLREFNRGNKQGAIEAWHQYNVGTIDGVKQKIPALSRRREAEINMFQNGEYICPKYGK; encoded by the coding sequence ATGTTTGACGATAATAATGAGCAATGGCCAAACCGCTGGAAAAAACAGGAGCAGGACAAAGCTCTATCAGCTTTTCTGCGTGGCAGGGGAAAAAATACACTTTTGCGGCTGTCGGCAGATGCGCTTGGCATTCCGCTGATTGATGAGCAGCAGCAGATGCCGCAGGGCTTGCAGGCAAGCGGTTTTGCGCCGGTGAATGAACCGGCAGGCATGCCAGAGAACCAGGGGCGGCGGCAGAGTTCTCTGTCTTTGGTGGTACAGGATGAGCCGGATCATGGTTTTCAGGGAAATGCATATGGGCAGCCGGGCAATAAAGGTGGTTTAAGGGCTGCCTTTGAAGCCCTGGGAGATGACCCTCGTTTGCGGCAGCCCGGTTATATGCGGCGTATGGGCGGCACGGTTGGTGCAGGCTGGGGGGAGGATATCCCCGACAGGCAGGGAGCGGAGTATATACAATCACAGAGAGAATTTCCTACTTTTCGGGAGAGTGCCATTTTTCCAAGATTTGAAACGCCTGTTCTTAGCCTGCTGACAGAGAGAAGGCCGAACAGTTTATCATTTGACACTAGTGCGCCGATGATACAGCAGGCAGTGTTTCAGCCGCAACAGCAGCAACCGCTTTATACGCAAAATACCATTTTTGATGAAGAGCATCTGCCAAGTCCACAGTTGATGATGGAACAGGACTTTTCTCAGATGCCCTACGAGTATGGTAAAAATGGTTCTGATGTAAAATTTGGTGGTGAAAAGATTAGTTTAGGAGATTTTGGTTTTGTACCAAATCCTGAAGCCCGGGAAGAAGCGCAAGTAATTGCTATTATGGATGAAAAAGCTATTGATAATAACCCTGAAAAATATAATGGTAAAGATACGCAAAATACAGTTGATTGGCTTCCAAAATATGAACCATATTCTGGTCATGCACATGGTTCAGGAAACTCTGATTATTCTCCAAAACAAGGGAATTTTAATAATTCGGCAGGTTCAGAAGAAGTAGGAAAACCTACGGAAAATATAAGTAAGTGGATGAAATGTGTTGAAGGATATTCAAGTAAAGGCTATGCGGATGGCGCAAAGGGAAGAGTATCCGCAGGGTATGGAAGAAATATGCATAAATCACAGATGCCTTCTTTTGTTTCAAGAAATTTAGCAAATAAATGGCTTGATGAAGATATAAATAAAGCATATGTGGCAGTTGATGAATTAGTAAAAGTTCCAATGACATCTAATGAAAGAGATGCCTTAGCAAGCTTTGTTTATAATGGTGGGCCGGGCATGTTACAAAAATCTTCAGTATTGAGAGAATTTAACCGTGGGAATAAACAAGGGGCAATTGAAGCGTGGCATCAATATAATGTTGGTACTATTGATGGTGTGAAACAAAAAATTCCTGCATTATCAAGAAGAAGAGAGGCGGAAATTAATATGTTTCAAAATGGCGAGTATATTTGTCCCAAATATGGAAAATAA
- a CDS encoding Hypothetical protein (bhsal00850) has product MKKFIIGFLVFFGIIAHSFAMSLEGQYLKDYRAIHESIINNNIDKLSIYIDYPIDVISNGKKYHITSKKYFIKIYSKYLTNNKLKKDAYFRLYELSRDRRGLIIISDGTMKAMEKNNRLRIVEITDYSIKSKCDLTYNKDGSLYYDPGMDPESDC; this is encoded by the coding sequence ATGAAAAAATTTATTATTGGATTTTTAGTATTTTTTGGCATCATTGCTCATTCCTTTGCAATGTCTTTGGAAGGGCAATATCTAAAAGATTATCGCGCTATTCACGAATCTATTATCAATAATAATATTGATAAATTATCAATCTATATAGATTATCCAATTGATGTAATATCCAATGGAAAAAAATATCACATAACAAGTAAAAAATATTTCATAAAAATATACTCAAAATATCTTACTAACAATAAATTAAAAAAAGATGCCTATTTTCGTTTATATGAATTGAGCAGAGATCGTAGAGGATTGATTATTATTAGTGATGGAACTATGAAAGCTATGGAAAAAAATAACAGGCTTAGAATTGTTGAAATCACTGATTATTCTATAAAAAGCAAATGTGACCTAACTTATAATAAAGATGGCAGTTTATATTATGACCCGGGAATGGATCCTGAATCAGATTGCTGA
- a CDS encoding DNA recombinase (bhsal00860) codes for MIDSIFSSPLALPAGLAGIFTLLLALVFILAKRGSRQQAQQDMAALLQTQAEMQGRIQTMAELFGARQTELNQSIREQLNGMTAHIGQTLTAQTRSTHENLSKLQERLAVIDTAQNNIQSLAGQVVELQSILSNKQTRGAFGQGRMEAIIADALPSTAYAFQATLSNGTRPDCLVHMPNNAPALVIDAKFPLEAWNAMRDADNPQARHEAEGRFRKDMDVHIRDIAQKYLIADETQDTAFLFVPSESIFATIHESFEPLVQKASRSRVIIVSPSLLMLSVQVVQAILKDARMREQAHLIQSEVRKLTGDVNRLDDRVRKLQNHFQLAEKDVSEILISTGKLARHGAKIDALDLGALSQPEPAENLSVKPQVATPVTSVPFSLLGDN; via the coding sequence ATGATTGATTCGATTTTCTCCTCCCCGCTCGCTCTTCCCGCCGGTCTGGCCGGCATCTTCACTCTGTTGCTGGCGCTGGTTTTCATCCTTGCCAAACGCGGCAGCAGGCAGCAGGCACAGCAGGATATGGCCGCCCTGTTGCAGACACAGGCGGAAATGCAGGGGCGGATACAAACCATGGCGGAGCTTTTTGGCGCCCGTCAGACAGAGCTTAACCAATCCATCCGCGAACAGCTGAACGGCATGACAGCCCATATCGGCCAGACGCTGACCGCCCAGACCAGATCAACGCACGAAAATCTAAGCAAATTGCAGGAACGCCTCGCCGTTATCGACACGGCGCAAAACAACATCCAGTCACTGGCCGGACAGGTGGTTGAGCTGCAAAGCATCCTTTCCAACAAGCAAACGCGCGGCGCTTTCGGCCAGGGGCGGATGGAAGCGATCATCGCCGATGCCCTGCCTTCAACAGCTTACGCGTTTCAGGCCACCCTTTCCAACGGCACAAGGCCGGATTGCCTTGTCCATATGCCGAATAACGCGCCGGCACTGGTGATTGACGCCAAATTCCCGCTTGAAGCATGGAACGCCATGCGCGATGCCGATAACCCGCAAGCCCGTCATGAGGCAGAGGGGCGCTTTCGCAAGGATATGGACGTCCATATCCGCGATATTGCGCAAAAATACCTGATTGCTGATGAAACGCAGGATACGGCTTTTCTGTTCGTGCCGTCTGAATCGATCTTCGCCACCATCCATGAAAGCTTTGAACCACTGGTGCAAAAGGCCAGCCGCTCCCGTGTTATCATTGTTTCGCCTTCCTTGCTGATGCTTTCCGTGCAGGTCGTGCAGGCAATCTTGAAAGATGCCCGCATGCGTGAGCAGGCCCATCTTATCCAGTCGGAAGTGCGCAAACTGACCGGCGATGTCAACCGCCTTGACGACCGCGTGCGCAAATTGCAAAACCATTTTCAATTGGCGGAAAAAGATGTCAGCGAAATTCTCATTTCCACCGGCAAACTGGCGCGCCACGGGGCGAAGATTGACGCGCTCGACCTTGGCGCTCTCAGCCAGCCGGAACCAGCGGAAAATCTGTCAGTTAAACCGCAGGTTGCAACACCGGTGACATCTGTTCCCTTTTCCCTGCTTGGAGATAACTAA
- the def gene encoding Peptide deformylase (bhsal00870), whose protein sequence is MSVKPIIIIPDPLLREVSKPVTVVDERIVRLADDMLETMYEAPGVGLAAVQVGVPVRLLVLDVTGKDEPDNPQVFINPQILWTSEERSVYEEGCLSIPGAYAEVERPAKVRVSYLDRLGKAQEVKADGLLATCLQHEIDHLDGVLFIDHISRLKRDMVIRRFKKHTRD, encoded by the coding sequence ATGTCTGTGAAACCGATTATTATCATACCTGACCCGTTGCTGCGGGAAGTGTCCAAACCTGTCACGGTTGTTGATGAGCGCATTGTGCGTCTGGCTGACGATATGCTGGAGACGATGTATGAAGCGCCCGGGGTTGGCCTTGCCGCGGTTCAGGTGGGGGTGCCTGTCCGGTTGCTGGTGCTTGATGTGACCGGCAAGGATGAGCCGGATAATCCGCAGGTGTTTATCAATCCGCAGATTTTGTGGACTTCGGAAGAGCGCAGTGTTTATGAAGAGGGGTGCCTGTCCATTCCCGGCGCTTATGCCGAGGTGGAGCGGCCTGCCAAAGTACGGGTTTCTTATCTTGACCGGCTGGGGAAGGCGCAGGAGGTTAAAGCGGACGGTCTGCTTGCCACTTGTTTGCAGCATGAAATTGACCATCTGGACGGTGTTTTGTTTATTGACCATATTTCCCGTCTCAAGCGGGATATGGTCATTCGCCGATTTAAAAAGCACACACGCGACTGA
- the fmt gene encoding Methionyl-tRNA formyltransferase (bhsal00880): protein MVLRIAFMGTPDFSVPLLRALVDAGHEIAAVYCQPPRPAGRRGLELTRSPVQRAAEALRLPVYTPRSLRSEEEQARFQALALDVAVVAAYGLLLPKAVLDAPRHGCFNAHASLLPRWRGAAPVQRAIMAGDAETGMMIMKMDEGLDTGAVACVEKVAIGQDMTAGELHDRLSQMAAGLMVQALAALEEGTLKLVAQSGQGVTYAQKISKEETRIDWRQPATGVHKHICGLSPFPGAWCEMEIAGKKERVKVLQSQLVKGFKGKVGQIEPESLTVCCADGAVRLVRLQRAGGKPLDGGAFVRGAPVRAVF, encoded by the coding sequence ATGGTCTTGCGCATAGCCTTTATGGGAACACCGGATTTTTCTGTGCCGCTGCTGCGCGCCCTTGTGGATGCCGGGCATGAGATTGCCGCTGTTTATTGCCAGCCGCCGCGCCCTGCCGGCCGCCGCGGGCTGGAATTGACCAGATCACCGGTGCAACGGGCGGCGGAAGCTTTGAGGCTGCCGGTTTATACGCCGCGCTCGCTGCGCAGCGAAGAAGAGCAGGCACGGTTTCAGGCGCTGGCGCTTGATGTGGCGGTGGTGGCCGCTTATGGCCTGCTGTTGCCGAAAGCGGTGCTTGATGCGCCCCGGCATGGCTGTTTCAATGCCCATGCGTCATTGCTGCCGCGCTGGCGTGGGGCCGCGCCTGTTCAGCGGGCGATTATGGCGGGTGACGCTGAAACCGGTATGATGATTATGAAAATGGATGAGGGGCTGGATACCGGCGCCGTTGCCTGTGTGGAAAAAGTGGCTATCGGGCAGGATATGACGGCGGGGGAATTGCATGACCGCTTGTCGCAAATGGCTGCCGGTTTGATGGTGCAGGCCTTGGCGGCGCTGGAAGAGGGCACGCTGAAACTGGTGGCGCAGAGCGGGCAGGGGGTGACATATGCGCAAAAAATCAGCAAGGAAGAAACGCGGATTGACTGGCGCCAGCCGGCAACAGGGGTGCACAAACATATTTGCGGCCTGTCGCCTTTCCCGGGGGCATGGTGCGAGATGGAAATTGCCGGTAAAAAAGAGCGCGTTAAAGTTTTGCAGTCGCAGCTTGTGAAAGGCTTCAAGGGCAAGGTCGGGCAGATTGAGCCGGAAAGTTTGACAGTTTGCTGTGCCGATGGCGCGGTGCGGCTCGTCCGTTTGCAACGCGCGGGCGGCAAGCCGCTTGATGGAGGCGCGTTTGTCCGCGGTGCGCCGGTAAGAGCGGTTTTCTGA
- the truA gene encoding tRNA pseudouridine synthase A (bhsal00890) — protein MPRYKLTIEYDGTPYAGWQRQAGLPSVQGVVETAIARFCSAEVTITTAGRTDAGVHASAQTVHVDLERDWPADKVRDALNAHLSQAGEAVSVLTAERVAQDFDARFSALRRHYLYRILNRRSPAALDARRVWWVPRPLDAEKMHEAAQRLIGYHDFTTFRATQCQAKSPLRSLDVLDVTRHGEMIEIRASARSFLHNQIRSFAGSLAEVGFGRWTADDLQAALEARDRARCGMVAPPYGLYLIGVDYA, from the coding sequence ATGCCACGGTATAAACTGACCATAGAATATGATGGCACCCCCTATGCGGGCTGGCAGCGGCAGGCCGGCCTGCCCAGTGTGCAAGGAGTGGTTGAAACCGCTATTGCGCGCTTTTGCAGCGCGGAGGTGACGATCACGACGGCCGGGCGCACGGATGCCGGTGTGCACGCAAGCGCGCAGACGGTTCATGTTGATCTGGAGAGGGATTGGCCGGCGGATAAGGTGCGTGATGCGCTCAATGCACATTTGTCGCAAGCGGGCGAGGCTGTTTCTGTGCTGACGGCCGAACGGGTGGCGCAGGATTTTGATGCGCGGTTTTCCGCCCTGCGGCGGCATTATCTTTATCGTATCCTGAACCGCCGTTCACCGGCAGCGCTTGATGCGCGCCGTGTCTGGTGGGTGCCGCGCCCGCTTGATGCTGAAAAAATGCACGAAGCAGCGCAGAGGCTCATTGGCTATCATGATTTTACCACGTTTCGCGCCACGCAATGCCAGGCCAAAAGCCCGTTGCGGTCGCTGGATGTTCTGGATGTGACGCGCCATGGCGAGATGATAGAAATCCGGGCTTCCGCGCGTTCGTTTTTACACAATCAAATCCGTTCTTTTGCCGGAAGTCTGGCGGAAGTCGGTTTCGGGCGCTGGACGGCGGATGATTTGCAGGCAGCGCTGGAAGCAAGGGATCGGGCGCGCTGCGGCATGGTTGCGCCGCCATACGGGCTTTATCTGATTGGTGTTGATTACGCATAA
- a CDS encoding Amino acid ABC transporter substrate-binding protein (bhsal00900), which produces MTFLRGCRILTGIYAVFALFFMGDPVFAQEAPLPKAPVSKVFVPKFFDTAERFERPDLSTLTRLRFLTTVDFPPFNYIDRSGALSGYNIDLMRAICLELQVERLCQVEAVSWDELGSRLAQGGGEAVIAGFAPTGQNREQFSFSRVYMRFPARFIGLQDLKPAQNFAGFARTLKIGVVADTTHRKMLGAYFPDFQVETFRNDGELYKALREQTITIAFGDAMRFSQWLGSTEADRCCKFISGAYYATDYLGEGMRIAVNGKNNMLAPALDYALQSLERKGKLAELYLRYFPIGFY; this is translated from the coding sequence ATGACATTTTTACGCGGTTGCCGGATATTGACGGGGATTTATGCTGTATTCGCCTTGTTTTTCATGGGTGATCCGGTATTTGCCCAAGAGGCGCCTTTGCCGAAGGCGCCTGTGTCAAAAGTTTTTGTGCCGAAGTTTTTTGATACGGCTGAGCGCTTTGAACGGCCGGATTTATCAACCCTGACGCGGTTGCGGTTTTTAACAACGGTGGATTTTCCGCCTTTCAATTATATTGACCGCTCTGGTGCACTCTCCGGTTATAATATTGATTTGATGCGGGCAATCTGCCTTGAATTGCAGGTGGAACGTCTCTGTCAGGTTGAGGCTGTATCCTGGGATGAACTGGGCTCAAGGCTGGCGCAGGGCGGCGGTGAGGCGGTGATTGCCGGTTTTGCTCCGACCGGGCAAAATCGTGAACAGTTTTCTTTCAGCCGTGTTTATATGCGTTTTCCCGCCCGTTTTATCGGCCTGCAGGATTTAAAGCCGGCGCAGAATTTTGCCGGTTTTGCCAGGACTTTGAAAATTGGTGTGGTGGCGGATACCACGCACCGGAAAATGCTGGGCGCGTATTTTCCCGACTTTCAGGTAGAAACATTCAGGAATGATGGAGAGCTTTACAAGGCATTGCGTGAGCAGACCATCACTATTGCTTTTGGCGATGCCATGCGCTTTTCGCAATGGCTGGGCAGTACGGAAGCTGACCGTTGTTGTAAATTTATCAGCGGGGCATATTATGCTACGGATTATCTGGGGGAAGGTATGCGCATTGCGGTGAACGGTAAAAATAACATGCTTGCTCCGGCGTTAGACTATGCGTTGCAGTCACTCGAGCGCAAAGGCAAACTGGCAGAACTTTACCTGCGTTATTTTCCGATCGGGTTTTATTAA
- the terB gene encoding Tellurite resistance protein TerB (bhsal00910), translating to MSDITPHEALIYIMVTAGAADANMSDNEMRSISTIVARYPVFQGFERERLDALAAECYNYLEESDGLERILDLVHDTLPEKLYDTAYALAVEIAASDLDIQQEELLFLQMMRDRWELDELTTAALERSARIRFRTL from the coding sequence ATGTCCGATATCACCCCGCATGAAGCCCTGATTTACATTATGGTGACAGCCGGTGCGGCTGACGCGAACATGTCTGATAATGAAATGCGCTCCATCAGCACTATTGTCGCCCGCTATCCGGTCTTTCAGGGATTTGAGCGCGAACGTCTCGATGCCTTGGCCGCGGAGTGCTATAATTACCTGGAAGAAAGCGACGGGCTGGAACGCATTCTCGACCTTGTTCATGACACCTTGCCTGAAAAGCTTTATGACACGGCCTATGCTCTGGCTGTGGAAATTGCCGCCAGCGATCTGGATATCCAGCAGGAAGAGCTGTTGTTTTTGCAGATGATGCGTGACCGCTGGGAACTGGACGAACTGACCACCGCCGCCCTTGAGCGTTCGGCACGTATCCGCTTCCGCACCTTATAA
- the lysS gene encoding Lysyl-tRNA synthetase (bhsal00920): MTSDLVSDMHPDLLAAAGTTKAWPFEEARKIIKRYEKSGYPETVLFETGYGPSGLPHIGTFGEVARTSMVRHAFRILTQDKVKTRLVCFSDDMDGLRKVPDNVPNREMMEQYLGKPLSRVPDPFSSEYPSFGAANNARLRAFLDRFGFDYEFISATDYYTSGQFDETLLKMLKAYDKVMDIILPTLGEERRASYSPFLPVSPISGRVLQVPVIARDVKRGTITYIEPETGEQIETEITGGKVKCQWKADWAMRWTALGVDYEMAGKDLIDSVTLSSRICRALGGTPPEGFNYELFLDDKGQKISKSKGNGLTIDEWLTYAPTESLALYMYQKPKTAKRLYFDVIPKAVDEYYSFLAAYEKQDRAARLNNPVWHIHNGEPPQITLPVTFALLLNLVSASNAENEAVLWGFISRYAEGVNTQTHPELGRLVTYAIRYFNDFVKPAKQFRAADDVERETLGALDAKLGTLPADADGNTIQNAMLDVARGIERYQDHNKVSPEGGPGVSVSFFQMLYEVLIGQTRGPRFGSFVALYGIAETRALIHDALAGKLV, encoded by the coding sequence ATGACGTCCGATCTTGTTTCCGATATGCATCCTGATTTGCTGGCAGCCGCCGGCACAACCAAGGCATGGCCTTTTGAAGAGGCGCGGAAGATTATCAAACGTTATGAGAAATCAGGTTATCCTGAAACGGTTTTGTTTGAAACCGGTTACGGCCCGTCCGGCCTGCCGCATATCGGCACATTCGGTGAAGTGGCGCGCACTTCCATGGTGCGCCATGCTTTCCGGATTCTAACCCAAGACAAGGTCAAAACCCGTTTGGTGTGTTTTTCGGATGATATGGATGGCCTGCGCAAAGTGCCGGACAATGTGCCCAACCGTGAGATGATGGAACAATATCTGGGCAAACCACTGAGCCGTGTGCCTGATCCGTTTTCCAGCGAATATCCGTCTTTCGGCGCGGCCAACAATGCGCGTTTGCGGGCGTTTCTCGACCGTTTCGGTTTTGACTATGAGTTCATCAGCGCCACGGATTATTATACCAGCGGCCAGTTTGATGAAACGCTGTTGAAGATGCTCAAGGCTTATGACAAGGTGATGGACATCATCCTGCCGACTTTGGGCGAGGAGCGCCGCGCCAGCTATTCGCCGTTTTTGCCGGTCAGCCCGATTAGCGGCAGGGTGTTGCAGGTGCCGGTGATTGCCCGCGATGTCAAGAGGGGCACCATCACCTATATTGAACCGGAAACCGGCGAACAGATTGAAACAGAAATTACCGGCGGCAAGGTCAAATGCCAGTGGAAAGCTGACTGGGCCATGCGCTGGACGGCGCTTGGCGTTGATTATGAAATGGCGGGCAAGGATCTGATTGATTCCGTGACACTGTCTTCCAGAATCTGCCGCGCGTTGGGCGGCACACCGCCAGAGGGTTTCAATTATGAATTGTTCCTTGATGACAAGGGACAGAAAATTTCCAAGTCGAAAGGCAATGGCCTGACAATTGACGAATGGCTGACTTATGCGCCGACTGAAAGCCTGGCGCTTTATATGTATCAGAAACCGAAGACTGCCAAGCGGCTGTATTTTGATGTTATTCCGAAAGCGGTGGATGAATATTACAGCTTTCTTGCCGCTTATGAAAAACAGGACCGGGCGGCACGGCTGAACAATCCGGTCTGGCATATTCACAATGGTGAACCGCCGCAGATTACTTTGCCGGTGACATTTGCGCTGCTGCTTAATCTGGTGAGCGCATCAAACGCTGAAAATGAGGCGGTGTTGTGGGGCTTTATCTCGCGCTATGCGGAAGGGGTCAATACACAGACACATCCCGAACTTGGCCGGCTGGTGACGTATGCCATTCGTTATTTCAACGATTTTGTCAAACCGGCCAAGCAGTTCCGCGCCGCTGATGACGTCGAGCGGGAAACACTGGGTGCGCTTGATGCCAAACTCGGCACATTGCCGGCGGATGCTGATGGCAACACCATTCAGAACGCCATGCTGGACGTGGCGCGTGGTATTGAGCGTTATCAGGACCATAACAAGGTAAGCCCTGAAGGCGGGCCGGGTGTTTCGGTCTCATTTTTCCAGATGCTGTATGAAGTGCTGATCGGGCAGACACGGGGGCCGCGTTTTGGTTCGTTTGTCGCGCTTTATGGCATTGCGGAAACGCGGGCGCTGATTCATGATGCGCTGGCGGGGAAACTTGTATGA